The DNA region AGGCCCGCGCCCCTGGAGATGCCGAATCGCACGAGATCTTCGCCGAAAAAACCCGCAAGCTCGCTCCCTTCCGGGAAGACATCGTCACTTGGTTCGATCTTCTCGATCTGGACGACTATGTCTCCTTCGGAGGAAAGGCCTAACCGCCGTTTCTAAATTCCGTAGCCGAGGCGCCGCAAATGGGCTTGGGCGCGAAGGCGGGGCGCAGGTTTTCCCCCGAAGCTGTAGGAAGGCATGCTGCGCGGAGGGAAAACCCACCCCAACGAAGCAGACGAGCCCGTTTTGCAAGCCGTAGGAGAACGCTTGTGAGAAATGGCGATTAACCATCCAGCCGGCCCAACGCCCGAAGCAGGAGATCTCGATCCGGGGCCGTCCGGATCCCGGGCTCCGGAGACCTCAGCTTCTCCTTCAGCCGGCGGCAAGCCGCCAGGATGATCTCCCGGTGATCGAAGGCAAGAGCAGGGAGGTCGGCGACCGGAAACCAGCGGACCGCGGCCGCATCGCTTCCCGCCTCGGCGCGCACCGACCCGGGCTCGACCCAGGCCGCATGAGCGACGCTCACGACGGGCCCGCGCGGATCGCGCCCAGGTCGCCCGAAAACGCCTACTTCCCAAAACGCAAGACCGGCCAGCCCCGCCTCCTCGCGGAGTTCTCGAGCCGCCGCCGCAAGCGGCTCTTCTCCCGCCTCGACGAAGCCTCCGGGGAGAGCCCAGCAGCCCGCATAGGGGGGATTTTTCCGCTCGACCAGCAGCACGGAGAGCTCTTCCCCGTTGAGCCCGAGGACAACCGCGTCGGCGGTCAGCGCAAAGCGCGCGATCTCCGCCCGGAGGCCCGGAGAGGCGGGCGATCCGCCCGCGGCTCCGGCCGGTTCTTTTTCCTCGGTCCGGAAGACGATCCCTTCCTTTTGCACCTCCCGGTAGGGCAATAGCCAGACCAGCGACTCGTCATGAAGATCGACGACCTGGATCCGATTCCCCCACGGGTCCCGGAAATCGCAGCGGAAGCCCGGAATGAGCGAGAGCCCGTACTTCCGGGTGATCTTCTCGCGCACCTCCGCCAGCTGGCGCTCGTCCCGGACCAGAATT from Methylacidimicrobium sp. AP8 includes:
- a CDS encoding NUDIX domain-containing protein: MSVRVYGCNHVAIEVGEREAAIAFYQDVFSLRLLDQGEGDAFFALGEHQFLALFVVPEVRPDRQRHFGILVRDERQLAEVREKITRKYGLSLIPGFRCDFRDPWGNRIQVVDLHDESLVWLLPYREVQKEGIVFRTEEKEPAGAAGGSPASPGLRAEIARFALTADAVVLGLNGEELSVLLVERKNPPYAGCWALPGGFVEAGEEPLAAAARELREEAGLAGLAFWEVGVFGRPGRDPRGPVVSVAHAAWVEPGSVRAEAGSDAAAVRWFPVADLPALAFDHREIILAACRRLKEKLRSPEPGIRTAPDRDLLLRALGRLDG